One region of Thiorhodovibrio frisius genomic DNA includes:
- a CDS encoding DUF294 nucleotidyltransferase-like domain-containing protein, translated as MEAEIQEFRDHISRYPPFDGLSDELLDEVAGAVEIAYFKAGTTIAERDGPVRALSYIRSGAVEVYRHNGQLSNRLGEGDIFGQLDLLRDRQVRYPVQAIEDTLIYLIPKPVFDHLCAEDEEFADFVELSGSSRLKSTVEQSQRNNDMIATPVRRLISRLPVMIEESATVQEAARLMTEHDVSSVLLIRPGDEEESDRVFADADGRPWLLTGMITDKDLRQRIVAEGLSTQTPLSSISHGWLIAIQSSESVNEAMLTMLRNNIQRLPILHRRRPVGVVYLSDIVRYETNNSVYLVNNIFNRTSVKALARLTPEVRASFLRMVDEGANSRMIGAAMTSVGRSLMRRLVELAEAELGPPPVPYCFMVHGSLARNDQSITTDQDNAMVLHDAFEPERHGDYFKALARFVSDGLNACGYPYCKGGIMATNDNWRQPLARWKAYFRDWIAKPDPQRLLHSSIFFDLEAVHGEERFVEELQDLIATQAKASPRFLAALARNALGRTPPLGFFRTFVLEQDGRHNNAINLKRRGIAPLNDVIRVHALGVGSRAQNSFERLDEISQAGALPAGQTDKLSYTLEFLSIVRMRHQAQEIKNDHEPDNAIQPEHVSDSERHNLKEAFQILSNAQSFLRFRYPSPGR; from the coding sequence ATGGAAGCAGAAATCCAAGAGTTTCGCGATCACATCAGCCGCTACCCGCCCTTCGATGGGCTGAGCGACGAGCTCCTCGACGAGGTGGCTGGCGCGGTGGAGATCGCTTATTTCAAGGCCGGCACCACCATCGCCGAACGCGACGGCCCGGTGCGGGCGCTGTCCTACATCCGCAGCGGCGCGGTGGAGGTGTACCGCCACAACGGCCAGCTTTCCAACCGTCTTGGCGAGGGCGACATCTTCGGTCAGCTCGATCTGCTGCGCGACCGCCAGGTGCGCTACCCGGTGCAGGCCATTGAGGACACCCTGATCTATCTGATCCCAAAGCCCGTTTTCGACCACCTGTGCGCCGAAGACGAGGAGTTCGCGGATTTCGTCGAGCTGTCCGGTTCCTCGCGGCTCAAGAGCACGGTGGAGCAGAGCCAGCGCAACAACGACATGATCGCCACACCGGTGCGTCGGCTCATCTCCCGCCTGCCGGTGATGATCGAGGAATCCGCCACCGTGCAGGAAGCGGCGCGCCTGATGACCGAGCACGATGTCTCTTCGGTGCTGCTGATCAGGCCCGGCGACGAGGAAGAGTCGGACCGCGTGTTCGCCGACGCCGATGGGCGGCCGTGGCTGCTGACGGGGATGATTACCGACAAAGACCTGCGCCAGCGCATCGTCGCCGAGGGACTCTCGACCCAGACCCCGCTTTCCAGCATCAGCCACGGCTGGCTCATCGCCATCCAGTCCAGCGAGTCGGTCAACGAGGCGATGTTGACCATGCTGCGCAACAATATTCAGCGACTGCCGATCCTGCACCGCCGCCGGCCCGTGGGTGTCGTGTACCTGTCGGACATCGTCCGCTACGAGACCAACAACAGCGTCTATCTGGTCAACAATATCTTCAACCGCACCTCGGTCAAGGCCCTGGCGCGTCTCACACCCGAGGTGCGGGCCTCTTTCTTGCGAATGGTGGACGAGGGCGCCAACTCGCGCATGATTGGCGCGGCCATGACGAGCGTCGGCCGCAGCCTGATGCGCCGCCTGGTGGAGCTGGCCGAGGCCGAGCTGGGGCCGCCTCCCGTGCCCTACTGCTTCATGGTGCACGGCTCCCTGGCGCGCAACGACCAGTCCATCACCACGGATCAGGACAACGCCATGGTGCTCCATGACGCTTTCGAGCCCGAGCGCCACGGGGATTACTTCAAAGCGTTGGCGCGATTCGTCAGCGATGGACTGAATGCCTGTGGCTACCCTTACTGCAAAGGGGGCATCATGGCCACCAACGACAACTGGCGTCAGCCGCTGGCCCGCTGGAAAGCGTACTTCCGCGACTGGATCGCCAAGCCTGATCCGCAGCGGCTGCTGCACAGCTCGATATTCTTTGACCTGGAAGCGGTTCACGGCGAGGAGCGTTTCGTGGAGGAATTACAAGACCTGATCGCCACCCAGGCCAAGGCCAGCCCGCGGTTCCTCGCCGCCCTGGCGCGCAATGCCCTCGGGCGCACGCCGCCGCTGGGCTTTTTCCGCACCTTCGTGCTGGAGCAGGACGGACGGCATAACAACGCCATCAATCTCAAACGCCGCGGCATCGCGCCCCTGAACGATGTCATCCGCGTCCATGCCCTGGGCGTGGGCTCCCGCGCCCAAAACAGCTTCGAACGGCTCGATGAGATCAGCCAGGCCGGGGCCCTGCCCGCCGGACAAACCGACAAATTGAGCTACACCCTGGAGTTCCTCTCCATCGTGCGCATGCGCCATCAGGCCCAGGAGATCAAAAACGACCACGAGCCAGACAACGCCATCCAGCCGGAGCATGTCTCGGATAGCGAGCGCCACAATCTCAAGGAAGCGTTTCAGATCCTGAGCAACGCCCAAAGCTTCCTGCGCTTCCGCTACCCCAGCCCGGGCCGCTGA
- a CDS encoding transporter codes for MSATFHHGQQQAGNRRQWRAMPRCGRLCLLSLVLAISRGTGTASAATNDIFPGDYYAINPGDKVFSLYLFDRANVGPYLGGEQVADSKVKGRIGAIRGVSAFSLAGLTATAVAVLSCADLKPSSAALGDVIGSHSTGLGDLRLGMTIWPINHRQTANYLGVTAMVIAPTGHYISDQLLNYGENRWRWVLAGGWQKDITPRLLIELSPELTLYGDNRNYAAGQRLEQDPALALTGYLRWRLNPSFHLHIGAQRNWGGATRVDGLALKNPPENTRLNLGLTWFLPGKQQLILRLAEETQIENGFRIERELALRYQKVF; via the coding sequence ATGAGCGCGACCTTTCATCATGGCCAACAGCAAGCAGGCAATCGTCGTCAATGGCGAGCGATGCCCCGATGTGGGCGGCTTTGCCTGCTGAGTCTGGTGCTCGCGATCAGTAGAGGCACGGGCACGGCCAGCGCCGCCACCAACGACATTTTCCCTGGCGACTACTACGCGATCAACCCCGGCGACAAGGTCTTCAGCCTGTATCTCTTTGACCGGGCCAACGTCGGCCCTTATCTTGGGGGCGAGCAAGTCGCCGACAGCAAGGTCAAGGGCCGGATTGGCGCGATTCGCGGTGTCTCGGCCTTCTCGCTCGCTGGCTTGACGGCAACGGCCGTGGCTGTCCTGAGCTGCGCTGATCTCAAACCCTCGTCCGCCGCCTTGGGAGATGTCATCGGATCGCACAGCACCGGCCTTGGCGATCTGCGCCTTGGTATGACCATCTGGCCCATCAATCATCGCCAAACCGCCAATTACCTCGGGGTCACCGCCATGGTCATCGCCCCGACTGGCCACTACATCAGCGATCAACTACTCAACTATGGTGAAAACCGCTGGCGTTGGGTGCTCGCTGGTGGCTGGCAGAAAGACATCACGCCACGCCTCCTGATCGAGCTCTCTCCAGAATTGACCCTCTATGGCGACAACCGCAACTATGCCGCTGGTCAACGCCTTGAGCAGGACCCGGCGCTCGCCCTGACCGGCTACCTGCGCTGGCGCCTCAACCCGTCGTTTCACCTGCACATTGGCGCGCAGCGCAACTGGGGCGGGGCCACCAGGGTCGATGGACTCGCGCTCAAGAATCCGCCCGAGAACACCCGGCTCAACCTGGGCTTGACTTGGTTCCTGCCGGGCAAGCAACAACTCATCCTGCGCCTAGCCGAGGAAACGCAAATCGAGAACGGCTTCCGCATCGAGCGCGAGCTGGCGCTGCGTTACCAGAAGGTCTTTTAA
- a CDS encoding acetate/propionate family kinase, which translates to MKVLVLNAGSSSIKFQLFEIAGWSVVASGSISRIGEDDALLNFRWVDGKGQSQQLDQHHPIASHQAALERVVAQLRTTGALADLTELHAVGHRVVHGGEAFHVPTLLDEDVIDAIRQMIPLAPLHNPAHLDGILVARELFPGVPQVAVFDTAFHQTMPRTAYRYAIPDALYREHQVRRYGFHGTSHAYVGKRAAAMLGRSFDRSNLITLHLGNGASATAIRNGSSVDTSMGMTPLEGLVMGTRCGDIDPAVLLYLMQHLEMDHQQIDQLLNRQSGLLGLCGVNDMREIHRRIETGDAKAELALGIFCHRLKKYIGAYMAVLGDVHAVVFTGGIGENDAETRTRTCAGLERMGIELDEAANYAETRSERMISAADSPVKVLVIPTNEELEIAQQTVEAVG; encoded by the coding sequence GAACGCCGGCAGTTCGTCAATCAAATTCCAACTGTTCGAAATCGCCGGCTGGTCGGTGGTCGCCTCCGGCAGCATCAGCCGTATCGGCGAGGACGACGCCCTGCTCAACTTCCGCTGGGTGGATGGCAAAGGGCAATCCCAGCAGCTCGACCAGCATCATCCCATCGCCAGCCATCAAGCGGCACTGGAGCGAGTCGTGGCTCAATTGCGCACCACCGGCGCCCTGGCCGATCTGACCGAGCTCCACGCGGTTGGGCATCGAGTGGTGCATGGCGGCGAGGCTTTTCATGTGCCAACCCTGCTTGATGAAGATGTCATTGACGCAATTCGCCAAATGATTCCGCTGGCACCGCTGCACAATCCGGCCCATCTCGATGGCATCCTGGTGGCGCGTGAACTCTTTCCCGGAGTGCCGCAGGTGGCGGTCTTCGACACCGCCTTTCACCAAACCATGCCGCGCACGGCCTACCGCTATGCCATTCCGGATGCACTCTATCGCGAGCATCAGGTGCGCCGTTATGGCTTTCATGGCACCTCCCACGCCTATGTCGGCAAGCGCGCGGCAGCCATGCTCGGGCGCTCCTTTGATCGCAGCAACCTCATCACCCTGCACCTGGGCAATGGCGCCAGTGCCACCGCCATCCGCAACGGCAGCAGTGTGGATACCTCCATGGGCATGACACCGCTCGAAGGCCTGGTGATGGGCACCCGCTGCGGCGATATCGACCCTGCCGTGCTGCTCTACCTGATGCAGCATCTGGAGATGGACCATCAGCAGATCGACCAACTGCTCAATCGCCAGAGCGGCCTGCTCGGACTCTGCGGCGTCAACGACATGCGCGAAATCCATCGCAGAATCGAAACCGGCGACGCCAAGGCCGAACTGGCCCTAGGGATCTTCTGCCATCGCCTGAAAAAGTACATTGGCGCTTACATGGCGGTGCTAGGCGATGTGCACGCAGTGGTCTTCACCGGCGGCATCGGCGAAAACGACGCCGAGACCCGCACACGCACCTGCGCTGGACTTGAACGAATGGGCATCGAGCTGGACGAAGCCGCCAACTACGCCGAGACCCGAAGCGAGCGCATGATCAGTGCCGCTGACAGTCCAGTCAAGGTCCTGGTCATTCCGACAAACGAGGAGCTGGAGATCGCCCAGCAAACAGTTGAGGCCGTGGGCTAA
- a CDS encoding DEAD/DEAH box helicase, with translation MQLELSFEINEAMTTTRKKLLEHFDDEVREKLKICDQDSKAILGQFERQLMRLTRHELNCHAEFQGEGCFQLLTAPFPEIAQKTPKGLYELPRRSGEAHLYRLGHPLANAVIRAAKERYLVPAEIEFSYEAHEGKVTILEPFIGQSGWLNASRFSVDSLDQSEDYLILAAQTDRGDTLDEETARRLLSLPGTHLRDLSEPAPHSLDDITHKEQARIGRDISERNAQFFEAEATKLDHWADDLKVGLEREIKDIDRQISSPRQPTRSSCWNQKSALR, from the coding sequence ATGCAACTGGAACTGAGCTTCGAGATCAACGAGGCCATGACCACGACGCGCAAGAAGCTCCTCGAACACTTCGACGACGAGGTTCGCGAAAAGCTCAAGATTTGCGACCAAGACTCAAAGGCCATTCTCGGCCAGTTCGAGCGGCAACTCATGCGCCTCACGCGCCACGAACTGAACTGTCACGCCGAGTTTCAAGGCGAGGGCTGCTTCCAGCTCCTTACTGCCCCTTTCCCCGAGATTGCGCAAAAGACGCCCAAGGGCCTCTACGAGCTTCCCCGCCGCTCCGGCGAGGCCCACCTCTATCGCCTCGGGCACCCCTTGGCCAACGCCGTCATCCGTGCCGCCAAGGAGCGATACCTCGTCCCCGCCGAGATCGAATTCAGCTACGAGGCCCATGAGGGAAAGGTCACCATCCTCGAACCTTTCATCGGTCAATCGGGCTGGCTCAATGCCTCCCGCTTCAGCGTCGATTCTCTCGACCAGAGCGAGGACTACCTCATCCTCGCCGCCCAAACGGACAGGGGAGACACGCTCGACGAAGAAACCGCGCGTCGCCTCCTTTCGTTACCGGGCACTCACCTGCGCGACCTCTCCGAGCCCGCGCCACACAGCCTTGACGACATCACCCACAAGGAGCAGGCCCGCATCGGCCGCGACATCTCTGAGCGCAATGCCCAGTTCTTCGAAGCCGAGGCCACCAAACTCGACCACTGGGCCGACGACCTGAAGGTCGGCCTAGAACGCGAGATCAAGGACATCGACCGTCAGATTTCGTCGCCGAGACAGCCGACGCGATCTTCATGCTGGAACCAAAAAAGCGCACTGCGTTGA
- a CDS encoding 3'-5' exonuclease: MLLRRKTRQAAPSWADYFARQTQACKTPALKHLYAAGLPTEDSPIGEVPLVALDFETTGLNPREHAIVSIGLVPFDLRVIRPAAGRYWVVKPPRPLRAESIAIHRITHSEVEHAPPITAILDELLAALAGRLVVVHYRNIERPFLEAAVLANRGERCLFPVIDTMELEARWERQGRLAGLKRLFGRQPPSIRLAASRARYGLPHYSSHHAKVDAIATAELFQAQMARHFRPDTPVSDLWI, from the coding sequence GTGTTGTTAAGGAGAAAAACGCGCCAGGCCGCCCCAAGTTGGGCGGACTATTTCGCCCGCCAGACTCAAGCCTGCAAGACCCCGGCGCTCAAGCACTTGTATGCGGCGGGGCTGCCAACGGAGGATAGCCCGATCGGAGAGGTTCCGCTGGTGGCCTTGGATTTCGAGACCACGGGTCTGAACCCCCGCGAGCACGCCATTGTCAGCATTGGCCTGGTGCCCTTCGACCTGCGGGTCATCCGCCCGGCGGCGGGTCGTTACTGGGTGGTTAAGCCGCCCCGGCCACTACGGGCGGAGTCCATCGCCATCCATCGCATCACCCACTCGGAAGTGGAGCACGCGCCCCCCATCACCGCGATCCTCGACGAGCTGCTGGCCGCGCTCGCCGGCCGCCTGGTGGTGGTTCACTACCGCAACATCGAGCGCCCCTTCCTCGAGGCCGCCGTGCTGGCCAATCGCGGTGAACGCTGCCTGTTTCCCGTCATCGACACCATGGAGCTGGAGGCGCGCTGGGAGCGCCAGGGGCGCCTGGCGGGGCTCAAGCGCCTGTTCGGCCGCCAGCCGCCCTCCATCCGGCTAGCCGCCAGCCGCGCCCGCTACGGCCTGCCCCATTATTCGTCGCATCACGCCAAGGTGGATGCCATCGCCACGGCCGAGCTGTTCCAGGCCCAGATGGCCCGGCACTTCCGGCCGGACACACCGGTTTCAGATCTTTGGATCTAG